In a genomic window of Staphylococcus taiwanensis:
- the trmB gene encoding tRNA (guanosine(46)-N7)-methyltransferase TrmB, protein MRVRYKPWAEDYLKEHPDLVDMDGTHASKMTEWFDNEQPIYIEIGSGMGQFITTLAKRHPEVNFVSMEREKSVMCKVLEKVIEHDISNLKMICNDAIELNEYFKDDEVSRIYLNFSDPWPKNRHAKRRLTYHTFLALYQQILKKDGEIHFKTDNRGLFAFSLESMSQFGMYFTKLNLNLHDEDDEDNILTEYEKKFSDKGSRIYRMEAKFHDHLNH, encoded by the coding sequence ATGAGAGTGCGCTATAAACCATGGGCGGAAGATTATTTAAAAGAACATCCAGATTTAGTTGATATGGATGGTACACATGCTAGTAAAATGACAGAATGGTTCGACAACGAACAACCCATTTATATTGAGATTGGTTCAGGTATGGGCCAGTTTATCACTACTTTAGCTAAACGACATCCTGAAGTTAACTTTGTGTCCATGGAACGCGAAAAGAGCGTTATGTGCAAAGTGTTAGAAAAAGTAATCGAACATGATATTTCAAATTTGAAAATGATATGTAACGATGCAATTGAATTAAACGAGTATTTTAAAGATGATGAAGTATCAAGAATTTATTTAAACTTCTCTGATCCGTGGCCTAAAAACCGTCATGCAAAACGTCGTTTAACATATCACACTTTTTTAGCTTTATATCAACAAATCTTGAAAAAAGATGGAGAGATACATTTTAAAACTGATAATAGAGGATTATTTGCGTTTAGTTTAGAAAGTATGTCACAGTTTGGAATGTACTTTACTAAATTAAATTTGAATCTTCATGATGAAGATGATGAGGATAATATATTAACTGAGTATGAGAAAAAATTCTCTGATAAAGGTTCACGTATTTATCGTATGGAAGCTAAATTTCATGATCATTTAAATCATTAA
- a CDS encoding MBL fold metallo-hydrolase: MRLGNFEVNYLNGGKVQMDGGAIFGVVPKPLWTRKYDVNSNNQVPNLTYLILIQTEDKNIIIDAGIGNHKLSEKQLKNYGVEYESNIVGDLERFNLKVDDIDMVLMSHMHFDHASGLTDNDGNAIFKNALHYVQQDEWHEFISPNIRSKSTYWSKNRGTYETNMLLFDKEIEIYPGIKMIHTGGHSFGQSIILIESDGEKAVHMSDILPTRAHMNPLWVMAYDDYPMQSIREKERLIPYFINNDYWFLYYHDDKYFALKFERDGKTIKKEVKR; the protein is encoded by the coding sequence ATGAGATTAGGTAATTTTGAAGTCAATTATCTGAATGGCGGTAAAGTGCAAATGGATGGTGGTGCTATATTTGGGGTAGTTCCTAAACCACTATGGACAAGAAAGTACGATGTGAATAGTAACAACCAAGTTCCTAACCTAACATATCTAATATTAATACAAACTGAAGACAAAAACATTATTATAGATGCAGGTATTGGAAATCATAAATTATCTGAAAAACAACTGAAGAATTATGGCGTTGAATATGAAAGTAACATTGTGGGAGATTTAGAAAGATTTAATTTAAAAGTTGACGATATTGATATGGTATTAATGTCTCATATGCATTTTGACCACGCGTCAGGATTAACAGATAACGATGGCAACGCTATATTTAAAAATGCTTTACATTATGTTCAACAAGATGAATGGCATGAATTTATTAGCCCTAATATACGTAGTAAATCTACATACTGGTCTAAAAACAGAGGAACCTATGAAACTAACATGTTATTATTTGATAAAGAAATTGAGATTTATCCTGGTATTAAAATGATACACACTGGAGGACATAGTTTTGGTCAGTCAATCATTTTAATTGAAAGCGATGGAGAGAAAGCGGTGCATATGTCAGATATTCTACCGACAAGAGCACACATGAATCCTTTATGGGTAATGGCATATGATGATTATCCAATGCAATCTATACGTGAAAAAGAACGTCTTATCCCATATTTCATAAATAATGATTATTGGTTCCTGTATTATCATGATGACAAGTATTTTGCATTAAAGTTTGAACGAGATGGTAAAACCATAAAAAAAGAAGTTAAGAGATAA
- a CDS encoding PepSY domain-containing protein: MIRSLFKYSLIPLAFVFGITTTIVIYFIFENNKVKHPNKVLEDAKSYFMNIRGSYILHEPYLDNDLYPDKLIYQGGITQSKNNKIIEYIFYADAKTGEVLNIVEL, from the coding sequence ATGATACGCTCACTTTTTAAATATAGCTTAATCCCTTTAGCGTTTGTATTTGGAATTACTACGACAATAGTGATTTATTTTATTTTTGAAAATAACAAAGTTAAACACCCTAACAAGGTTTTAGAGGATGCAAAATCTTATTTCATGAACATTAGAGGTTCGTATATTCTTCATGAGCCATACCTTGATAATGACCTTTACCCAGATAAACTCATTTATCAAGGTGGTATCACTCAAAGCAAGAATAATAAAATAATCGAATATATCTTCTATGCAGATGCTAAAACTGGAGAAGTTTTAAACATAGTAGAATTGTAA
- a CDS encoding M42 family metallopeptidase — translation MQNDKTLERIKILTELHGAPGFEEDVRAYMKKEMSPYVDEFVTNHMGGFFGVKKSKKSNAKRVMIAAHMDEIGFMITDITPNGMLKFTNLGGVANDIWQGQRLEVKNRNNERVVGVVSNIPKHFRTGNEAAPEIKDLMLDIGAESDNEVRNRGVEIGDTIVPYTQLTQLSEHRFSAKAWDNRYGCVIAIEILELLKDVELDIDLYVGANVQEEVGLRGAKASAEMIQPDVAFIVDCSPANDIKGKQQLSGELGGGTLIRIKDGTMILQPSFRDYLLQLANDNNINHQYYISPGGTDGGEIHKANQGIPTAVIGVCARYIHSTNAVFDIRDYFSARSLLEKAITNLTDTQIKLLQFQD, via the coding sequence ATGCAAAACGACAAAACTTTAGAAAGAATTAAAATATTAACAGAACTGCATGGCGCACCGGGGTTTGAAGAAGATGTGCGTGCATATATGAAAAAAGAAATGTCTCCCTATGTGGATGAATTTGTTACTAATCATATGGGCGGTTTCTTTGGCGTGAAAAAATCAAAAAAAAGTAATGCAAAGCGTGTCATGATTGCCGCGCACATGGATGAAATTGGATTTATGATTACCGACATTACGCCAAACGGTATGTTGAAATTCACCAACTTAGGTGGAGTGGCTAACGATATCTGGCAAGGACAACGTTTAGAAGTGAAAAATAGAAACAATGAGAGAGTGGTAGGCGTTGTTTCTAATATTCCTAAACATTTTAGAACTGGTAATGAAGCAGCACCAGAAATTAAAGACTTAATGTTAGATATAGGTGCTGAAAGTGACAATGAAGTCCGAAATAGAGGTGTTGAAATCGGCGACACAATTGTTCCTTATACACAATTGACTCAATTAAGTGAACATCGTTTTAGTGCTAAAGCATGGGATAATCGATATGGTTGTGTGATAGCAATTGAAATATTAGAATTATTAAAAGATGTCGAACTAGATATTGATTTATATGTGGGGGCAAATGTGCAAGAAGAAGTAGGATTAAGAGGTGCTAAAGCTTCAGCAGAAATGATTCAACCTGACGTCGCATTCATTGTTGATTGTTCACCTGCAAATGATATTAAAGGAAAACAACAATTATCAGGAGAGCTAGGTGGAGGTACATTAATTCGTATTAAAGATGGAACGATGATTCTTCAACCTTCATTTAGAGATTATCTATTACAATTAGCAAATGATAATAATATTAATCATCAATATTATATTTCACCTGGTGGTACAGATGGTGGTGAAATACATAAAGCAAATCAAGGCATTCCAACTGCAGTCATTGGTGTCTGTGCGAGATACATTCACAGTACGAATGCCGTCTTTGATATTAGAGATTACTTTTCAGCACGTTCATTATTAGAAAAAGCTATCACCAATTTAACTGATACACAAATAAAATTATTACAATTTCAAGATTAG
- a CDS encoding thioredoxin family protein, with protein MIKLESEEQFKSLQQKNTVFEFTAGWCPDCRVIEPELPKLEKKYTDFNFVSVDRDEFIDLAIENDIMGIPSFLVYKQGELVGSYIGKERKSIEQIDAFLNQYV; from the coding sequence ATGATTAAATTAGAATCTGAAGAACAATTTAAATCGTTACAACAAAAAAATACGGTATTTGAATTTACAGCTGGATGGTGTCCAGATTGTCGTGTTATTGAACCCGAATTACCAAAATTAGAAAAAAAGTATACTGACTTTAATTTTGTTTCTGTTGATAGAGATGAATTTATCGATTTAGCTATTGAAAATGATATTATGGGAATCCCTAGCTTTTTAGTATATAAACAAGGTGAACTTGTAGGCAGTTATATTGGTAAAGAACGTAAATCTATTGAACAAATTGACGCATTTTTAAACCAATACGTTTAA
- a CDS encoding DUF1444 domain-containing protein has translation MNVFQMRDKIKQRLNHLDVDFKFDREEETLRIYRQDNHKGVTIKINAIVAKYEVQKEKIVDEIVYYVEEAIAQMADNSIDKMKDIQIMPVIRATSFDKKTKEGHQFIIEKHTAETNIYYALDLGKSYRLIDESMLESLGLTEQQVKEMSLFNIRKLENKYKTDEVKGNIFYFVNSNDGYDASRILNTKFLDDIYQQCEGEMLVAVPHQDVLVIADIRNKTGYDVMAHLTMEFFTKGLVPITSLSFGYEKGHFEPIFILGKNNKQKRDPNVIQRLEANRKKFNKKK, from the coding sequence ATGAATGTCTTTCAAATGAGAGATAAAATAAAGCAACGTTTAAATCATTTAGATGTCGACTTTAAATTCGACCGTGAAGAGGAAACGTTACGAATATATAGACAAGACAATCACAAAGGCGTAACAATAAAAATAAATGCAATTGTTGCCAAATATGAAGTTCAAAAAGAAAAAATCGTCGATGAAATTGTTTATTATGTTGAGGAAGCCATCGCACAAATGGCTGATAATAGCATAGATAAAATGAAAGATATCCAAATAATGCCTGTCATTCGTGCGACAAGTTTCGATAAAAAAACAAAAGAAGGCCATCAATTTATTATAGAAAAACATACTGCAGAAACAAATATTTACTATGCACTTGATTTAGGCAAATCATACCGATTGATTGATGAAAGTATGCTTGAATCTCTTGGCTTAACTGAACAACAAGTTAAAGAAATGTCTTTATTCAATATTCGTAAACTTGAAAATAAATATAAAACTGATGAAGTAAAAGGGAATATCTTTTACTTTGTTAATTCTAACGATGGTTACGATGCCAGTCGTATCTTAAATACGAAATTTTTAGATGATATCTATCAACAATGTGAAGGTGAAATGTTGGTTGCTGTGCCACATCAAGATGTTTTAGTTATTGCGGATATTCGCAATAAAACTGGTTATGACGTAATGGCACATCTAACTATGGAATTTTTCACAAAAGGTTTAGTACCTATCACATCACTTTCCTTTGGTTATGAAAAAGGTCATTTTGAACCAATCTTTATTTTAGGAAAGAATAATAAGCAGAAGCGCGATCCAAATGTTATTCAACGTTTGGAAGCTAATC